In Methanofervidicoccus sp. A16, the sequence TTTTAAAATTTTTTGTATCTAGGATAGTAGAATTTTCTGTTTTTTAAAATCTTTTCTTTATTTTATTATTTTTTATAATTATTTTCATTATTTTTTTAAACTATCCTTTTTGATGGGAAACTATGGTTTATAATATTATTTTTTTATGATACACTTCAACCTTAAATAAACCCTCTATACTTATAAAATATATAACAGGTGCCCTCCTCGGAGACCATACAACTTCCAACAGGATTAAGGGGAGTACAGTACTTCCCAAACAACTTACAATCAGTAGGTAACTTCTCACCTCTAAGTATCTCCCCACATATGCAGTTACTGTTTACTACCTCCTCCATCTCAGGTATATCCTCATGGCAGTATATATCGAGATCCCTGTACTTCTCCCTAAGTTTTAACCCCCCATTTTTTATTACTGGAAAGCCCCTCCAGGGCACATCTGAAGGCTCAAATACCTCATTTATCAACCTCTGGGCGATGGGGTTTCCCTCCTCCCTAACAGCCCTTCTGTATTCGTTTTCCACTTTATAACTGTTGTTCAGTATCTGCCTCAATATCATCACTATAGATACTAAAACATCCACAGGCTCAAAACCTGCCACCACCATAGGGACTTTATATCTCCTACAGAGTTCATGATAAGGTTTTAGCCCTGTAATGGTAGATACATGACCTGGACATATGAAACCTTGAATATTACTCCCCTCC encodes:
- the hypD gene encoding hydrogenase formation protein HypD, which produces MININDRRVIKRSIEVIKKLSSKLDSIKIMHLCGSHEHVICRYGIREVLPENITVIPGPGCPVCVTTQKEIDTAIYLAEEGYTVATLGDMYRVPGSKKSLMELQSEGADIRIVYGIGDAVKIAEKEGEKVVFIAIGFETTAPTTAAEVVSVRSRGIDNFYILNCHRQIPPVVEFLLEEGSNIQGFICPGHVSTITGLKPYHELCRRYKVPMVVAGFEPVDVLVSIVMILRQILNNSYKVENEYRRAVREEGNPIAQRLINEVFEPSDVPWRGFPVIKNGGLKLREKYRDLDIYCHEDIPEMEEVVNSNCICGEILRGEKLPTDCKLFGKYCTPLNPVGSCMVSEEGTCYIFYKYRGFI